In the genome of Streptomyces sp. P3, the window GCGGTGTCGAGGGGTTGCGGGTCTTCGCCGACTCCGACGGCCAGACCATCGAGGCCGTCCACGGCCTGCCGCTCGCCGACACCCCCTTCGAGTCCCCGCTGGGGGTCCGGTTCGTCACCGGCGAGCTGGGGGCCGGGCACGTCTTCCTGTCCAGCTCGGGCAGTTCGAGCGAGCTGGCGGAGTTCTACCGGCAGGAGCTGGACTTCAAGCTGACCGACACGATCTCCATGGCGAAGCTGGGATCGGACGACGACGCCTACTTCCTGCACTGCAACCCGCGCCACCACTCGGTCGCCGTCGCCCGCATCCCCGGGCCGCCCCCGGGCCTCATCCACATCATGCTCGAAGTCCCCGACTTCTCCACCGTCGGCCGCGTCATGAGCAACATCGACGACGATCCCGACCACATCGCCATCACCCTGGGCGAGCACTCGAACGACCAGGTGACGTCGTTCTACGTGGACACGCCGTCGGGCTTCCAGATCGAGTACGGCTGCGAGGGCATCGTCATCGACGACGCCACCTGGCAGGTCGCCCACTACGACTCGACGAGCAACTGGGGCCACAAGTTCGTCGGCCCTCGCGCCTGACCCCGGAGAGGAAGGACAGCTGTGTCCACACCCAAGGCCCTGACCGAATCGGCCACCAGCAAGTACCTGCAGACGGCCAAGTGGAAGCTGCACTACAACGAGGCGGGCGACGGTCACCCGCTGGTCCTGCTGCACGGGGGAGGCCCCGGTGCGAGCGGGTGGAGCAACTACTCCGAGAACATCGACTTCTTCGCGCGCCACTACAGGGTGTTCGCCATCGACATGCCCGGCTGGGGCAAGAGCGACACGGCCGAGCCGGGCGACCGTGACCATGTGGAGGCCCTCGGACTGGCGCTGGACGCACTCGGCCTCGACCGGGTCGCCCTCATCGGCAACTCGATGGGCGGTGCGACGACACTCCGGTTCACCGCGGAGCATCCCGAGCGCGTCAGTCACCTCGTCCCGATGGGAGCCAACGCCCCCGGCACCAACATGTTCGGCCCGCCCAACCACAGGTCGGAGGGGATCCGCGCCATCGGCCGCGCCTACTTCGACCCGTCGCCGGCGAACTTCCAGGCGATGGTCGGCGCGCTCGCGAACGACCCGGCCCTCGCCGAGGACGCCGACCTCGCCCAGCGGCGTTCGGAGGCGGCGCTCGCCCGTCCCGACCATCTGGAGAACTGGAAGCTGTCGGCGCCCCGTGGGGAGCTGAACGGTCCTCCGCAGCTGTACCAGGCCGTGCCGCGGTTGCTGGGCGGGCTCACCGTGCCCACGCTGCTGGTGCACGGGCGGGACGACCGTGCCGTCCCCCTGGAGAACTCGCTGCGGCTGCTGGCGATGATTCCGTCCGCCCGGCTGTACGTCATCAACAACTGCGGTCACTGGGCGCAGATGGAACACCCCGAGGAGTTCAACCGCGTCGTGCACGAGTTCATCTCGGCCAACTGACCTCTCGGAGCAGGCGGCACGCGCGCTCGCGCGGGCCGCCTGCTCCCCGCGCACAGAGGTGACGAACGACCATCCAGTCAAGGAGATCGGCCTTATGGCGACCATCACGGAGAACCCCGGCGCTTTCACAGTGGTCGTGGTCCTCGACCTGCCCGAGAAGGACTGCGACGCGATTCTCGACCTGGTCGGGCGACGCGTCGAAGAGCAGATCCGGTACGTGCCCGGCTTCCTGGCGGGCAGCTGGTTCGAGCGGCTGTCCCACGGGATCGGTGGTGATCTGGAGGCGCAGACCGCTCCGGTGGGCTGTCGCCGGATAGCGGAGTACATCCAGTGGCGGGACAAGGCCTCCTTCCAGGCGTTCCTCGCCGATTCCACGCTGTCCGGGCACATGGCCAAGGTGGACGAGGTCGCCGCACAGGTGTGGTGGCGGGGCTACGAGGTGCGTACGGTCGTAACGGCGGGGGGCCGGGTGGCGGGGGACCGGGCGGCGGCGCTGAGGATCTCACCGGATGTGATCACCCAGGTGGTGCGGCGCGACACGGTTCCGGGGAATCAGGGCTGGGTCACCGAGTACACGGTCGCCGAGACCGAACGAGTGACCAGACACCTGCCCGGCTTCGCGGGGTCGGCCATCCACCTCGACCAGGACGGCGGGGTGCTGGAGTACGTCCAGTGGGACGGCGTCGAACACGTCCAGGAGGCTTACGCCGACCCGGAGTTCAGCGAACACATCCCGGTGGTGGGCCACTACGCGAGATCCGACGGGGATCTGTACCGACTCCTGCGCACGATAGACGGAGCCGACGCGCCGGGCGCGACCACGGCGCCTGTGAACGCGGTACGACAGGGTTGACGAAAGACATGGAGGCACCGCCGCCGACGGCATGGATGAGGGGCTTGGGTGTGCCGGTGCGCGCGTTCGCAAGCCATAAAATGGGCGTAAGTACCTCGATACGATCGAGTGATCATGGGCAGCTGGGATGCTCGCTCAGCCGGCTCCCCGCCGGTCGGGAGCGGGTACGCCTCGTCCTCGACCTCCCTCGTCACGGCTGTTACGGATGAGCCCGGCACCGTCACGGAGTGGAGCCGCGGCGCCGAGCGGCTTCTCGGGTACCCGGCCTCCGACGTCGTAGGACGTAGGCGGGAATTCCGGCGGCCGAGCGCAGCCTTCGTCGAGGTGGAGGAACGCGTTCCGTTCCGTCGTCCATGCCGACTCCTGGAACCGTGCTGACGCGAGCGCCCGGCCGACGACGTCGCCCTGCTGATCGCCCGCACCCGTGCCCTCGGCGCCGACCACGTGGCACCTGGGAGCTGCCCGCCGACCCCGCCGCCGTCTCCCAGGCCCGCAAGCAGGCCGCCGCCCGCGTCGCCGCATGGGGGCTCGATGATGCCGCCTTCACCACTGAACTCGTCGTCAGCGAACTGGTCACCAACGCCATCCGCTACGGACATGCGCCCATCGAGCTACGGCTCATCCACGACCAGGCCCTCCTCTGCGAGGTCTCCGACGCCAGCACCACCGCCCCGCATCTGCGCCGGGCCCGCGTCTTCGACGAAGGCGGCCGCGGACTGCTGCTCGTCGCTCAGATGTCCCGGCGCTGGGGCTCCCGCCAGACCGCGGCAGGAAAGGCGATCTGGGCCGAGTTCGACCTGCTGTGACCGAACACCGCGAACCCTCGAAGGCGACGAGTGCCGGACCTGGCCGATCATCGCCGCCCCCGGCCGTACCGGCCCTTCACGACGTCCCGGGCGACCGCGCCTCTTCCTTCCGGGCCGTCCGACCGCATAGGTGGGACGGCCCTCGCGCCGGGCGGTGATGCTCGACCCGCGTCACGGCCCCGACAAGGAGCGGTGCCGGAGTCGCCCGCGGCGGCGTGGCCGTCCGGGGGCCACGGCCGGAAATCTTCCTTGCGTAGCGTCCGGCCCCCGTCGCCGTCCATGGGACGAGCAGGGCCTCCACCGTGTCGTCATCACCCTGAAACCTTGTCGATACGTCCTGACAAAGCTATTGACATCACTCCGAGGGCGTTTCATAGTACGTGCTCTAGAGCGCGCTAGTAACGCGCTCTAGATGGCCGAGAGCAGGCAGCGCACACCCGCCGCTGCCGCCGACGACGACGGGATCTCCCGCCGCGCACGGCGCCCCTGACCACACGCCCGGTCGGCACGCCGGACCGGGCTCTCCTTCGAGGCCGTCAGCCCATTTCCCACCCTGATCAGCACAGTGAGGTGCAAGGGACATGCACAGAAACCACCGAGCCGCCGCCCTGACCGCCGCAGTCCTCGCCGGCACCCTGACGCTCGCCGCCTGCTCCAGCAGCAGCGGCGGCAAGAAGGCCGAGGACGGCGGCGAGGCGGCCTCCGCGGGCAAGGCGACGACCCCGCGCATGACCGTGGCCATGGTCACCCACGCCTCCCCCGGCGACACCTTCTGGGACCTGGTCCGCAAGGGCGCCCAGGCCGCGGCCGCCAAGGACAACGTCAAGCTCGTGTACTCCTCCGACCCGAGCGCGGGCAACCAGGCCAACCTGGTGCAGAACGCGATCGACCAGAAGGTCGACGGCATCGCCCTGACCGCCGCCAAGCCGGACGCGTTGAAGGAGGTCGTGGCCAAGGCCAAGACTGCAGGCATCCCGGTCGTCGGCTTCAACTCCGGTGTCGACGACTGGAAGAAGCTCGGAATGCTGGAGTACTTCGGCCAGGACGAGAACATCGCCGGCCAGGCGTTCGGCGGGCGGCTGAACGACCTCGGCGCCAAGCACGCCCTGTGCGTCATCCAGGAGCAGGGGCAGGTGGCGCTGGAGGCGCGCTGTGCCGGTGTGAAGCAGGGCTTCAAGGGCAAGACGGACGTCCTGTACGTCAACGGCACCGACATGCCGTCGGTGAAGTCGACGATCACCGCGAAGCTCAAGCAGGACTCCTCGATCGACCAGGTCGTCACCCTCGGCGCCCCCATCGCGCTCACCGCCGTCCAGTCCCTCTCCGACGCCGGCAGCAAGGCGAAGGTCGCCACCTTCGACCTCAACAAGGACCTCGTCAAGGCCGTCCAGGACGGTCAGGTCGAGTTCGCTGTCGACCAGCAGCCGTACCTCCAGGGCTACCTGGCGGTCGACTCGCTGTGGCTCTACAAGACGAACGGCAACTTCAGCGGCGGCGGCACGGCCCCGGTCCTGACCGGCCCCGCGTTCATCACCAAGGAGAACGTCGACGCCGTCGCCGGGTTCGCCGCCAAGGGAACGCGGTGATGAGTGTGACCCAGCATGCCGAGCCGGCGGTGACCGCACCGCCGGCCTCCGGCCCCGAGGCGGCCGACGGGCGCACCGCCCGGCGGCCCCTGGCCCTCCGGCTGCTCGCCCGTCCCGAGGTGGGCGTTCTCCTCGGCGCCGCAGCGGTGTACGTGTTCTTCCTCGTCGCCGCGCCGCCCGTGCGCGACGGCGGCTCGATGGCGAACGTGCTGTACCAGTCGTCGACCATCGGCATCATGGCGATTCCGGTGGCCCTGCTGATGATCGGCGGGGAGTTCGACCTGTCGGCCGGTGTCGCCGTGATCACCTCGGCGCTGACCGCGAGCATGCTGAGCTACCAGCTCAGTGTGAACGTGTGGGTCGGCGCGGTCCTGGCGCTCGTCGTGTCCCTCGCGATCGGCTTCCTCAACGGCTGGCTGGTCGTCAGGACCGGCCTGCCCAGCTTCCTGATCACCCTCGGCAGCTTCCTGGGCCTCCAGGGCGTCAACCTCGCGGTGACCAAGCTGGTCACCGGCAACGTCGCCACCGACGACATCAGCGACATGGACGGCTTCGCCCAGGCGAAGAAGATCTTCGCGTCGACCTTCGACATCGGCGGGGTGCAGGTCAAGATCACCGTGGTGTACTGGCTCGTCTTCGCCGCCCTGGCCACCTGGATGCTGCTGCGCACCAGGTACGGCAACTGGATTTTCGCGGTCGGCGGCGACAAGGAGTCCTCACGGGCGGTCGGCGTGCCCGTGAACTTCACCAAGATCTCGCTGTTCATGCTGGTCGGCCTCGGCGCCTGGTTCGTCGGCATGCACCAGCTCTTCACCTTCAACACTGTGCAGTCCGGCGAGGGTGTGGGCCAGGAGCTGATCTTCATCGCCGCGGCGGTGATCGGCGGCTGTCTGCTGACCGGCGGTGCGGGCTCGGCGATCGGCCCGGTGTTCGGCGCTTTCATGTTCGGCATGGTGCAGCAGGGCATCGTCTACGCCGGCTGGAACCCCGACTGGTTCAAGGCCTTCCTCGGCGTCATGCTGCTCGGCGCCGTCCTGATCAACCAGTACATCCAGCGCTCGGCGACCCGGAGGTGACCCGATGACGACGAACACATCCGGAACTAAGGGGGCCACCAGCCCCGCCACCCCGCCCGAGACCGGGGACGGCCCGATCGTCGAACTGCGCGGCGCGGGCAAGTCCTACGGCAACATCCGTGCCCTGCACGGCGTGAGCCTCGCCGTCCATCCCGGGCGGGTGACCTGTGTGCTCGGCGACAACGGGGCCGGCAAGTCCACCCTCATCAAGATCGTCTCCGGGCTGCACCAGCACACCGAGGGCGAGTTCCTCGTCGACGGCCGGCCGGTGCGCTTCACGACGCCCCGCGAGGCCCTCGACCGCGGTATCGCCACCGTCTACCAGGACCTCGCCACCGTCCCCCTGATGCCGGTCTGGCGCAACTTCTTCCTCGGCTCCGAGATGACCAAGGGCCCCTGGCCCGTGCGCCGTCTCGACATCGACGCCATGAAGAGGACCGCCGACCGCGAACTGCGCAACATGGGCATCGTCCTGGACGACCTCGAACAGCCCATCGGCACGCTCTCCGGCGGCCAGCGTCAGTGCGTCGCCATCGCCCGCGCCGTCTACTTCGGCGCCCGGGTGCTGATCCTGGACGAGCCCACCGCCGCCCTCGGCGTCAAGCAGTCCGGCGTGGTCCTGAAGTACATCGCCGCCGCCCGCGACCGCGGCCTCGGCGTCATCTTCATCACCCACAACCCGCACCACGCCTACATGGTCGGCGACCACTTCAGCGTCCTGCGCCTCGGCACCATGGAGCTCACCGCCTCCCGTGACCGGGTCAGCCTCGAAGAGCTCACCAACCACATGGCCGGCGGCGCCGAACTCGCGGCTCTCAAGCACGAGTTGTCCCAGGTGCGTGGCGTCGACGTCGACGAGCTGCCCGAGGAGTCCGACCTCACCGCACCCGTGTCGGCCAAGGGCGGCGCGGCCGCGTCCTGACGGGCGGCGCGAACACCGACCGTCCCCACCTGCCGGTGGGCGTCCGCGACGCCCACCGGCGTCATCCCCGAGCACCGAGGGAGGCTTTGGCGTGAGCACGGTTCGCGTCGGAGTGATCGGCACCGGCGTCATGGGGCCGATCATGTGAACACCCTGCATCGCCTTGTGTCCGGCGCCCACGTCACGATGGTCGCCGACATCGATGTGGAGCTGGCGGGGCGACGGTCGCACGCTCCGTCCCCGACGCCCGCGCCACGGGGGACCCGTACGCCCTGATCGCGGACGCGGAGGTCGACGCCGTCGTCGTCGCCTCGCACGACGCGACCCACGCCGATCTCCCCGCACTTGGAGGCGGCGGAGGTCGCCCGGCGCATCGAGGCCGGACGGCTCCAGACCCCGCTCAGACCCCTGCCCGACTCCGTGGCCACCCTGCGGGTGATGGACGAGATCCGCCGGCTGTGCGGCATCTCCTTCCCCGGAGAGGTCACGGGCCCGCCCACCGCGTGACGGTCCGCGGGCATCAGCGTTCCGGCGGCGGCCCGCTGGTCCCCCGTACCACCAGCTTCGGTTCCACCACGGCCTCCCGCGGCTCGCGTCGGGAGTCTTCCAACCGCTCCACCGCGAACCTGACGGCGTGCTCGGCCATGAGGCCCGCGTCCTGGCGCACGGTGGTCAGGCCGATCGGCATGAGGTGGGAGAGGTGGCTGTCGTCGTAGCCGACGACGGACATGTCGCGCGGGACCTCGACGCCGGCCCGGGTCAGGGCCATCAGCAGGCCCATGGCGCTGCGGTCGTTGCCGGCGAGCACCGCTGTCGGCAGCGGCCGCCCTTCGTCGCGTTCCGCCAGCAGCAGACGGCCGGCCTCGATGCCGGACCGCTCCGTGTGATCCCCCGGGATCACCCGATCCTGCGCTTCCAGCCCGTGGCGCCGCATCGCCGCCCGGTAGGCGCGCCGCCGCTCGGCCGAGCCGGGGCCCTTGCCGCCGTCGAGGTGCACGATCCTGCGATGGCCCAGCTCGACGAGATGGTCCATCGCCTGCCGTATGCCCTTGCCCTCGGCCGAGTGCACGAAGTCCACGTGCGCGTGCGTGACCCGCCGGCTGACGGACACGGCGACCGTGCGACGCCCCAACTCCTCCAGGAAGGCCGGCTCGGCAAAGGAGCCCAGTAGGATCAGCGCCTCACAGCGATGGCTGAGCAGCGCCTCGACTGCCTTCTCCTCGCTGCGGCCCTGCGTGGCGGCGGACAACAACACCTCGTAACCAAGGCGCTCCGCCTCCGGGTAGACGCCCTCGATGAGGTTGGTGTGGAAGGCCTGCTGGACGGTGAACATCACGCCGAGGGTGCGGCTGCGGCCCCGGGCCAGCAGTCGGGCCGCGCTGTCGGGGTGGTAGCCGATCTCGTCGGCGACCCGCAGCACCCGCTGCCGCGTCTCCTCGCTCGCACCCGGCTGGTTGCGGAACACGATCGAGACCAGCGCCCGCGACACACCCGCCTTCTCGGCGACGTCCGCCATCGTGGGCCGCTGCCTGCCTGGTCCATCCACCCGTACCCCACCTTCCGACGACGCCCACCTGGGCGGCGATCTTGAAATCTTCCGGCAACAGACTATTGACATGACATTTGGACTGGGGTCATCGTACTCGGACTAGAGCGCACTAGTAGAGCGCGACAGGAAACTCTTCCGAGACATCCCCGGGGCCTCCCCGCGAGCCTTCCGGAACGAAGGGACACCAGCGTTATGCCGTTCGAAGTGCTGACCATGGGCCGTGTGGGAGTGGACGTCTATCCGCTCCAGACCGGTGTCGGGCTGGCCGAGGTCACCTCGTTCGGCAAGTACCTGGGCGGCAGCCCGACCAACGTCGCCGTGGCGGCGGCCCGGTACGGCCGTACGGCCGCGGTGGTCACCAAGACCGGCCGGGACCCGTTCGGCGACTTCGTGCGCGCCGCTCTGGAGGGCTACGGCGTCGACAGCCGTTACGTCGGTACGTCGGACATCGCACCCACCCCGGTGACGTTCTGCGAGATCTTCCCGCCGGACGACTTCCCGCTCTGGTTCTACCGCCTGCCCAAGGCGCCCGACCTGGACATCGCCGCCGCCGAACTGGACCTGGACGCGGTCCGCGAGGCGGCCGTGTTCTGGATGACGGGCACGGGACTGAGCGAGGAGCCCAGCCGTTCGGCCACCTTGGCCGCGCTGCGGCACCGGGCCAGGGCGGGCGTCACGGTGTTCGACCTGGACTGGCGGCCGATGTTCTGGGCCGACCCCGCCCGGGCCCGCGTCTCCTACGCCGAGGCGCTGCGGCACACCACGGTCGCGGTCGGCAACCTCGACGAGTGCGAGGTCGCCACCGGCGAGCGCGACCCCCACGCCGCGGCCGACGCACTGCTCGAGGCAGGTGTGGAACTGGCAGTGGTCAAACAGGGCCCCAAGGGTGTGCTGGCCGTGCACCGCGGCGGTGAGGTCGCCGAGATCGCGCCTGTGCCGGTGGACGTGGTCAACGGGCTCGGGGCGGGCGACGCCTTCGGGGGAGCCCTCTGCCACGGACTGCTGTCGGGCTGGGACCTGCGCCGCACCGTGTCCTTCGCCAACGCCGCCGGCGCCCTCGTCGCCGGCCGCCTGTCCTGTTCGGACGCCATGCCGACCGAGGACGAAGTCCACACCAAGCTCGATGAGGTGACCAGTGTCTGAGAAGCTGAGTCGGATCGTGTCCGCCCGGGTGAGCGACCCCGGCGCCATCGCGGCCGCCGCCGCCCGCCGCGTCCGGGCCGCCTCGCCGCTGGGCGAGCACGGCAAGGCGATGATCATCGCCGCCGACCACCCCGCGCGCGGCGCCAACGGCGTCGGCGGCGACCCCAACGCCATGGCCGACCGCTCCGAACTGCTCGACCGGCTGTGCACCGCGCTGGAGCGCCCCGGCGTGACCGGGGTGCTGGGCACCGCCGACATCCTCGAAGACCTCCTCCTGCTCGGCGTGCTGGACGGCAAGAGCGTCTTCGGGTCCATGAACCGGGCGGGCCTGGCCGGGTCGGTGTTCGAGATCGACGACCGGTTCACCGGCTACGACGCCGCCACCATCGCGGCGATGGGCTTCGACGGCGGCAAGATGCTCACCCGGGTCGCCCTCGGCGACGCGGCGACACCCTCGGCCCTGGAGAACACCGCCCGGGCGGTCGACGAGCTCAACGACCGCGGCCTGATCGCGATGGTCGAGCCGTTCCTGTCCGAGTGGCGGGACGGGAGGATCCGCAACGACCTGTCCACGGACGCGGTCGTCAAGTCCATCACGATCGCCTCGGGTCTGGGCCGCCGCACCGCCTACACCTGGCTGAAGCTGCCGGTGGTCGAGAACATGGAGCGGGTCCTGGTTTCCTCCACGCTCCCCGCGCTGCTGCTGGGCGGCGAGGTCAAGGACGCCGACGCCGCGTTCGCCTCCTGGGGGAGGGCCCTGAAGCAGCCCACCGCTCAAGGGCTGGTCGTCGGACGGTCCCTGCTGTACCCGTCGAGCGGGGACGTGGCCGGTGCCGTCGACAAGGCGGTGAGCCTGCTGTGATCTCCACGAACCAGTACCACCTGCCGAGGGGCAGTGCCGCCCACGGCCCCTACGACGTGCAGGTCACGCCGGAATCGGCGGGCTGGGCACACTCCGGCCTCAGCATCCTGACCCTGGGGCCGGGCGAGGCGCACACCCTGTCCACCGGAGAGTCCGAGTTCCTGGTGCTGCCGCTGACGGGCTCGTGCACCGTCACCACGGACGGCGGTGTCTTCGCACTCGAAGGCCGCACAGGCGTGTTCGCCTCGGTCACCGACTTCGCGTACCTCCCCCGTGCGTCGGAGGCCACCCTCAGCAGTGCGTTCGGCGGGACGTACGCGCTGCCCAGCGCCCGTACCGAGCGCGGGGGCCTCCCTGCCCGGTACGGGCGCAAGGAGGACGTCCCCGTCGAACTGCGGGGTGCGGGAGCCTGCTCCCGGCAGGTCAACAACTACTGCCTGCCGGGTGCCTTCGACGCCGAGCAATTGCTCGTGTGCGAGGTGCTGACCCCGGGCGGCAACTGGTCGTCCTATCCTCCGCACAAGCACGACGAGGCCCGGCCGGGCGAGGAGTCGGAGCTGGAGGAGATCTACTACTTAGAGGTCTCCGGCGGCGAGAACGGCTTCGGCTACCAGCGCGTCTACGGCACCCCCGAGCGCCCCATCGACGTGCTGGCGGAGATCCGCTCCGGCGACACCGTGCTGGTCCCGCACGGGTGGCACGGCCCGTCCGTCGCGGCTCCCGGCTACGACCTCTACTACCTCAACGTCATGGCCGGTCCCGGGCAGGACCGCGCCTGGCTGATCTGTGACGACCCCGCGCACGGCTGGGTGCGTTCGACGTGGGACGCCCAGGACATCGACGACCGGCTGCCCTTCGGAGAGAACCGATGAACACCGTCCGCCTCACCACCGCGCAGGCCCTGGTGCGCTTCCTGGCCAACCAGTACAGCGAGCGCGACGGCCAGGAACACCGTCTGATCCCCGGCGTGTGGGGCATCTTCGGACACGGCAACGTGGCCGGCCTCGGGCAGGCACTGCTCCAGGCCGCCACCACCGGCGAGGCCGACCTGCCGTACTACCTGGCCCGCAACGAGCAGGGCATGGTGCACGCCTCCGTCGCCTACGCCAAGATGCGCGACCGGCTCGCCGCGTTCGCCTGCACCGCCTCGACCGGCCCCGGCTCCACCAACATGATCACTGGCGCCGCGCTGGCGACGACCAACCGGCTGCCGGTGCTCCTCCTCCCCTCGGACATGTTCGCCACCCGCGCCGCCGACCCGGTCCTCCAGCAGCTGGAGGACACCCGCGGAGGGGACGTCACCGTCAACGACGCCTTCCGCGCCGTGTCGAAGTACTTCGACCGCGTCTCCCGTCCCGAGCAGCTGATCCCGGCCGCGCTGGCCGCGATGCGGGTGCTGACCGACCCGGTCGAGACCGGCGCCGTCACCCTCGCGCTGCCGCAGGACGTGCAGGCCGAGGCCCACGACTGGCCGGTGGACTTCTTCCGGCGGCGGGTGTGGCACGTGGGCCGCCCGGTGCCGGAGCCGGCCGCCGTCGCACGCGCGGCCCGGCTGCTGCGGGGCGCGCGGAAGCCGCTGATCGTGGCGGGCGGCGGCGCCGTCTATTCCGGTGCGGAGACCGCGCTGCGGGCGTTCGCCGAGTCCACCGGCATCCCCGTCGCCGACACCCACGCCGGCAAGGGCGCGGTGCCGTGGGACCACCCCTGCGCGGTCGGCGGCATCGGCTCGACCGGCTCCTACGCGGCCGACGAACTGGCGAGGGAGGCGGACGTGGTGCTGGGCATCGGCACCCGCTACTCCGACTTCACCACCGCCAGCCACACCGTCTTCGGCAACCCGGACGTCGCCTTCGTCAACCTCAACGTCGCCCGCCTGGACGCCGTCAAGCACTCCGCCGAGCCGCTGGTGGCCGACGCCCGCCTGGGCGTCCAGGCCCTCGCCGAGGCCCTGGACGGCTGGGAGGCGGACCCGTCGTACCGGGTGAGGACCCGCGAACTCATCGCCCGCACAAGGGAGATCGAGGAGCGGTGCTTCACCGCCGGCCACGGTCCGCTGCCGGCCCAGACCGAGATCCTCGGCGCCCTCAACGACGTCCTGGACGACCGCGCGGTGGTCATCAACGCGGCCGGTTCGATGCCGGGCGACCTGCAGCAGCTGTGGCGGGCCCGGGACCCGAAGGCCTACCACGTGGAGTACGCCTACTCCTGCATGGGCTACGAGGTCGCCGCCGGCGTCGGCGTGAAGATGGCCGACCCGTCCCGCGAGGTCGTCGTGCTCGTGGGCGACGGCTCGTACCTGATGATGGCCCAGGAGATCGCCACCATGGTCTCCGAGGGACTGAAGGTCGTCGTCGTCCTCGTCCAGAACCATGGCTTCGCCTCCATCGGCGCCCTGTCGGAGTCACTGGGTTCGCAGCGCTTCGGCACCAAGTACCGCTATCGAGACGGCGATTCGGGCCTCCTGGACGGCGACGTCCTGCCGGTCGACCTCGCCGCCAACGCCGCCAGCCTCGGCGCGGAGGTGCTGCACGCCACCACCGTCGACGAGTTCCGCTCGGCGATGGAGAAGGCGAAGTCCGCCACCCGCACCACCGTCGTCCACGTCGAGACCGACCTGTACGGCCCCAACCCGCCCGGCCACGGCTGGTGGGACGTGCCCGTGAGCGAGGTCTCCGCCCTGGAGTCCACCCGGGCCGCCTATGCCACGTACGCCGCCCACAAGCACCACCAGCGCCACTACCTCTAAGGACACCGCTGTCGTGAACACCATTCCCCACTGGATCAACGGCTCCCCGACCGAGGGCTCCGCCACCGTCACCCAGCCGGTGTACAACCCGGCCACCGGCGCCGAGCGGGCGCGTGTCGTCCTGGGCGGCGGCGCGGACGTGGACGCCGCAGTGCAGGCCGCCTCCGCTGCCTTCGAGACCTGGTCGGAGTCCTCCCTCACCACGCGCACACAGGTGATGTTCGCCTTCCGCCAGCTGCTCGTGGAGCACGAGG includes:
- the iolB gene encoding 5-deoxy-glucuronate isomerase, which translates into the protein MISTNQYHLPRGSAAHGPYDVQVTPESAGWAHSGLSILTLGPGEAHTLSTGESEFLVLPLTGSCTVTTDGGVFALEGRTGVFASVTDFAYLPRASEATLSSAFGGTYALPSARTERGGLPARYGRKEDVPVELRGAGACSRQVNNYCLPGAFDAEQLLVCEVLTPGGNWSSYPPHKHDEARPGEESELEEIYYLEVSGGENGFGYQRVYGTPERPIDVLAEIRSGDTVLVPHGWHGPSVAAPGYDLYYLNVMAGPGQDRAWLICDDPAHGWVRSTWDAQDIDDRLPFGENR
- the iolD gene encoding 3D-(3,5/4)-trihydroxycyclohexane-1,2-dione acylhydrolase (decyclizing); this translates as MNTVRLTTAQALVRFLANQYSERDGQEHRLIPGVWGIFGHGNVAGLGQALLQAATTGEADLPYYLARNEQGMVHASVAYAKMRDRLAAFACTASTGPGSTNMITGAALATTNRLPVLLLPSDMFATRAADPVLQQLEDTRGGDVTVNDAFRAVSKYFDRVSRPEQLIPAALAAMRVLTDPVETGAVTLALPQDVQAEAHDWPVDFFRRRVWHVGRPVPEPAAVARAARLLRGARKPLIVAGGGAVYSGAETALRAFAESTGIPVADTHAGKGAVPWDHPCAVGGIGSTGSYAADELAREADVVLGIGTRYSDFTTASHTVFGNPDVAFVNLNVARLDAVKHSAEPLVADARLGVQALAEALDGWEADPSYRVRTRELIARTREIEERCFTAGHGPLPAQTEILGALNDVLDDRAVVINAAGSMPGDLQQLWRARDPKAYHVEYAYSCMGYEVAAGVGVKMADPSREVVVLVGDGSYLMMAQEIATMVSEGLKVVVVLVQNHGFASIGALSESLGSQRFGTKYRYRDGDSGLLDGDVLPVDLAANAASLGAEVLHATTVDEFRSAMEKAKSATRTTVVHVETDLYGPNPPGHGWWDVPVSEVSALESTRAAYATYAAHKHHQRHYL
- a CDS encoding aldolase, which encodes MSEKLSRIVSARVSDPGAIAAAAARRVRAASPLGEHGKAMIIAADHPARGANGVGGDPNAMADRSELLDRLCTALERPGVTGVLGTADILEDLLLLGVLDGKSVFGSMNRAGLAGSVFEIDDRFTGYDAATIAAMGFDGGKMLTRVALGDAATPSALENTARAVDELNDRGLIAMVEPFLSEWRDGRIRNDLSTDAVVKSITIASGLGRRTAYTWLKLPVVENMERVLVSSTLPALLLGGEVKDADAAFASWGRALKQPTAQGLVVGRSLLYPSSGDVAGAVDKAVSLL